A genome region from Pyrenophora tritici-repentis strain M4 chromosome 9, whole genome shotgun sequence includes the following:
- a CDS encoding Periplasmic protein TonB encodes MSETQSRPARGRSSARGGRASYGSRGPRKTNGDSASSNIDTSADQGELGELKKRYQSQLSTLKELFPDWTDADLVLAIEESDGDLQTTIEKISEGAVSQFSEVPKKVKDRSRSKAKENIPIDGASSLRGRPDGARRGVDSGRGGRGGRGTDRGRGGIRGGRGGATGGPRTTAGSVPTTESSAWDTPIVEEEAKEAKQDDTAVHAPDATPEVIKPVVEASMAAAKKTWASMFAAPKPPPAVPKAAPKPAPAATPEVPAQKPDETPAQEVAPEPAVQAEELPVPPIADEAVQTPPITAEDTSKMTPDKNGDTTADITLTPSGDQLTQENVEHLPDESHPPPTETAFSTVASSKDIGSAVATPLNGPTQAPIGRPAIGGFQTTALKATSGTPHRSASYQRRLMEQQEAVVMPGNHAVDRAAVQFGSMGLGDASDPDVDEDREEAETRTQPPQHSPVAQPRASLPPAPRQAAPQAETQQPQESVPTPKQAPGLPPVPQHQPVQQSPSNALASQAMQNQGSQSNQPYNQFGRYGQPGIQTEASAPPQKPYDPFGQQIPQSNHTQSHSYDYPGQQSQSASQPGAFSSAPDSYPPNYLTSEQRSQYQNYYGTYGQPIAQTQQEAGTAQQRTGSAFGSGPTDSAYSQSQIPQSQGRYGDAQNSGHNTPNPAAMAGQQGHAAQGQHAQHGAHGAGYPYNHPYYGSPYYANYMNQFGGYGQGGAGYGSFGKNVYGQPHHYGMSPQASFDQHSSSPANAGGFGAASLHDRGSGMGAAGFSDYGRSASGASQNPSATTSAAAFGAIPDTFTRPGNFHQSSYGQQGGQQGLGDEALKPSSDYKSGGPSPAALGAQPGRPGSANQSTPGQGGPQQGYGGYPSHLGNSQYGGLGGLGHQNSASHQQQSGYGNYGGFGGYGGGSYNNRGGWGGNYGQH; translated from the exons ATGTCTGAAACACAATCTCGGCCTGCGCGAGGCAGGAGCTCTGCCCGCGGCGGCAGGGCCTCATACGGCTCACGAGGGCCCAGGAAGACAAACGGCGACAGCGCATCGTCAAACATTGATACATCGGCAGACCAAGGCGAGCTGGGAGAGCTCAAGAAGCGCTATCAGTCACAGTTGTCGACACTGAAGGAACTATTCCCCGATTGGACCGACGCCGATCTCGTGCTCGCCATCGAAGAATCTGACGGCGACCTGCAGACGACCATCGAGAAGATTAGTGAGG GTGCCGTCTCTCAATTCTCAGAAGTGCCCAAAAAGGTCAAAGACCGATCCCGCTCAAAGGCAAAAGAAAACATTCCTATTGATGGCGCGTCCAGTCTGCGTGGCCGCCCTGATGGAGCCCGTCGTGGTGTTGACAGCGGTCGCGGTGGCCGTGGTGGACGGGGCACTGACCGCGGTCGTGGTGGCATTCGTGGTGGCCGTGGAGGGGCTACCGGTGGACCTCGTACGACTGCTGGATCAGTCCCGACAACCGAGTCGTCTGCATGGGACACGCCCATAgtcgaagaagaagccaaGGAGGCCAAACAGGATGATACGGCCGTACACGCGCCCGACGCGACCCCAGAGGTCATAAAGCCTGTTGTAGAGGCGAGCATGGCAGCCGCGAAGAAGACATGGGCCAGCATGTTTGCAGCGCCCAAGCCCCCGCCAGCTGTACCCAAGGCTGCCCCGAAGCCTGCCCCCGCCGCTACCCCAGAAGTGCCCGCACAGAAACCCGACGAGACGCCCGCACAAGAAGTTGCACCAGAGCCAGCTGTGCAAGCCGAAGAACTTCCAGTACCCCCGATCGCAGACGAGGCGGTTCAAACACCCCCAATCACCGCCGAAGACACGTCCAAGATGACGCCCGACAAGAACGGAGATACTACTGCCGACATTACACTCACACCTTCCGGTGACCAGCTGACCCAGGAGAACGTCGAGCACCTCCCTGACGAGTCCCACCCGCCGCCCACAGAGACGGCTTTTAGCACTGTTGCAAGCTCAAAAGACATTGGAAGTGCCGTAGCGACCCCATTGAATGGTCCGACACAGGCACCAATCGGCCGCCCCGCCATTGGAGGTTTCCAGACAACAGCATTGAAGGCGACATCCGGAACCCCACACCGAAGCGCCAGTTACCAGAGGAGGTTGATGGAGCAGCAAGAGGCGGTAGTCATGCCTGGAAACCACGCTGTGGACAGGGCTGCAGTTCAGTTTGGTAGCATGGGCTTGGGCGATGCATCAGACCCCGACGTTGATGAAGACAGAGAAGAGGCCGAGACCAGGACTCAGCCGCCGCAACACTCACCTGTTGCCCAGCCTAGGGCTTCCCTACCTCCGGCTCCTCGCCAGGCTGCCCCGCAGGCGGAGACTCAGCAGCCACAGGAGTCTGTCCCTACCCCAAAGCAGGCTCCAGGTCTGCCTCCTGTTCCCCAGCACCAGCCTGTACAACAGTCGCCCTCAAATGCGCTTGCATCCCAAGCTATGCAAAACCAGGGCTCTCAATCAAACCAGCCCTACAACCAGTTCGGCAGGTATGGTCAGCCAGGTATTCAAACAGAAGCCTCCGCCCCTCCACAGAAGCCGTACGATCCGTTCGGCCAACAGATCCCCCAGTCGAACCACACGCAGTCACACAGCTACGACTATCCTGGTCAACAGAGTCAGTCCGCATCTCAGCCTGGTGCCTTCTCATCTGCCCCTGATAGCTATCCTCCCAACTATCTCACCTCGGAGCAACGTTCGCAGTACCAAAACTACTATGGAACTTACGGTCAGCCGATTGCCCAGACCCAACAAGAAGCTGGTACTGCACAGCAGCGCACTGGCAGCGCATTCGGTTCTGGACCTACCGACTCGGCTTATTCGCAGAGTCAAATCCCTCAG TCTCAGGGCAGATACGGCGATGCTCAAAACAGCGGGCACAACACACCAAACCCAGCTGCCATGGCCGGTCAGCAAGGACACGCTGCTCAAGGCCAGCACGCGCAACATGGTGCTCATGGGGCAGGTTACCCATACAACCACCCATACTATGGTAGCCCATACTATGCCAACTACATGAACCAATTTGGCGGATATGGCCAAGGAGGAGCAGGTTACGGCTCCTTTGGTAAGAACGTATACGGACAGCCCCATCACTATGGCATGTCTCCTCAAGCTTCATTCGATCAGCACTCGTCTTCTCCAGCCAACGCAGGAGGTTTCGGTGCAGCATCTTTGCACGATCGCGGCAGCGGCATGGGCGCTGCTGGTTTCAGTGACTATGGCCGCTCCGCTTCAGGAGCCTCTCAGAATCCTAGCGCCACCACCAGCGCTGCAGCATTCGGCGCCATTCCTGACACCTTCACCAGGCCTGGTAACTTCCACCAGAGCTCCTACGGGCAGCAGGGCGGCCAACAAGGTCTCGGTGATGAGGCCTTGAAGCCTTCCAGTGACTACAAGAGCGGCGGACCCAGCCCGGCAGCTCTTGGAGCTCAGCCCGGTCGCCCAGGCTCTGCTAACCAGAGCACACCCGGCCAGGGCGGTCCTCAGCAGGGCTACGGGGGTTACCCGAGCCATCTTGGCAACAGCCAGTACGGCGGTCTCGGTGGTCTGGGCCACCAAAACTCCGCAAGCCATCAGCAGCAGAGCGGTTATGGCAACTACGGCGGGTTTGGAGGATACGGCGGCGGCAGCTACAACAACCGCGGAGGCTGGGGTGGCAACTATGGCCAGCACTAG
- a CDS encoding ARA1, Aldo-keto reductase, related to diketogulonate reductase, with translation MAPLANQKTFKLSNGVTIPAVGFGTFASEGASGETYAAVTTALKTGYRHLDCAWFYQNEGEVGDAVRDFLKENPNVTRKDLFICTKVWNHLHEPSEVKWSIDQSLQKLGMDYIDAFLVHWPIASESDDNHMPKIGADGKYVIKKDLTENPEPTWRAMEEIYESGKAKAIGVSNWTIEGLKKLLAFAKVKPMINQIEVHPFLPNTELVKFCQDNDIMVAAYSPLGSQNQVPSTGEKVRTNAKLNEVAQRSGYDLAQVLLAWGLQRGYVVLPKSSTPKRIESNWLIPELSKEDFEAVEEVARGRHTRFVNMKDTFGYDVWPEETEGGELKA, from the coding sequence ATGGCCCCTCTCGCCAACCAAAAGACTTTCAAGCTCTCCAACGGCGTCACCATCCCCGCCGTGGGCTTTGGCACCTTTGCCAGCGAGGGCGCATCCGGCGAAACCTACGCAGCCGTCACCACGGCGCTCAAGACCGGCTACCGGCATCTCGACTGCGCCTGGTTCTACCAGAACGAGGGCGAAGTAGGCGACGCGGTGCGAGACTTCCTCAAGGAGAACCCCAACGTCACCCGCAAGGACCTCTTCATCTGCACAAAAGTATGGAACCATCTCCACGAGCCCAGCGAGGTCAAATGGAGCATCGACCAGAGTCTGCAGAAGCTGGGCATGGACTACATTGACGCCTTCCTCGTCCACTGGCCCATTGCCTCGGAGAGCGACGACAACCACATGCCCAAGATCGGCGCTGACGGCAAGTACGTCATCAAGAAGGACCTCACAGAGAACCCGGAGCCGACATGGCGCGCCATGGAGGAGATCTACGAGTCAGGCAAGGCAAAGGCCATTGGCGTGTCCAACTGGACCATCGAGGGCCTCAAGAAGCTGCTCGCCTTTGCAAAGGTCAAGCCCATGATCAACCAGATCGAAGTCCACCCCTTCCTGCCCAACACGGAGCTCGTCAAGTTTTGCCAGGACAACGACATCATGGTAGCCGCTTACTCGCCGCTCGGCTCTCAGAACCAAGTGCCCAGCACCGGCGAGAAGGTGCGCACAAACGCCAAGCTCAACGAGGTCGCTCAGCGCAGCGGATACGACCTCGCACAGGTGCTGTTGGCATGGGGACTGCAGCGCGGCTACGTCGTCTTGCCCAAGAGCTCCACGCCCAAGCGCATTGAGAGCAACTGGCTCATCCCCGAGCTGAGCAAGGAGGACTTTGAAGCCGTCGAGGAGGTTGCCAGGGGAAGGCACACGCGCTTCGTCAACATGAAGGACACGTTTGGCTACGACGTCTGGCCAGAGGAGACTGAGGGTGGTGAGCTCAAGGCATAG